Sequence from the Capillibacterium thermochitinicola genome:
GGCACTGTGTATTTCAAAAGCATTAATGGCAAATGATTGTAGTGTAGAAAATTATACAAAAGAGGAATTACTGGAAGCACTACCTCCCATAACTTCAATTATAAGCAAAAGTGAGAAAGCGCAGCTTAAAATTAAGGAAGGTACTCCCCATTATACTCGCTTGAAAAAGATCATTAACGCGATGCAAATTTCAAAATCATTAATAACAAAGGAAATTGATAAAAAATCATTGGGGGATTAATGTAGTTAATTATTTAATAAGAGCATATGGAAAGGGAGGATAATGTGGATAACAATAATCTTTTAAGATTGATTGCCCCTTGTGGACGACTTTGTTATACATGTGATGCCATGAAAGATGGAGTAATAAATCAAGCGGCAAAGAAACTTTTATATGTTTTATGTTCTTATGATTCATTTTTGCAAAGTGCCCCGGATTCCAGGCCTATTTCAGGAAAATATAGTGCTTTTAAAGAGGTTTTAGAATATCTTGCCGATGTTAAATGTAATGGTTGTAGAGAAGACCATTGTATGAATAAAAATTGTATTGTACCGGAGTGTACTAAAAATCAGAACATCCAATTCTGTTATGAATGTAAGGGTTTTCCGTGTGATAAAACTGGATTTCCTGATGATTTGAGAGAAAAGTGGATAAGGAAAAACAAAAAGATTAAAGCAATCGGTATTGAGAAATATTTTGACGAAGAAAAGAATTTACCACATTACGCGAGTTAACTGTGGAAGTATAAGCTCTGTTGTGCGGCGGAGTAATGGACTTGTACTGCATGCAATAATGCTAAGGTTGAGTGAGAACATGATTAAAATGGTTGTAACCGATTTGGATGAAACGCTTCTAAGGACGGATAAATCTATTTCCAAGTATACCGTTGATGTAATCAACAAAGTTCGTCAACGAGGCATAAAATTTATCTTTGCCACCGCCAGAGGCGGTAGTGCCAAAACCTTGGTAGATTACGAATTGTTTGATGGTTATGTTTTGCTGAACGGCGCCAAGGCTTTTGTTGACAACAGACTAATATACGAGCGGACAATTTCCGCAGACATTTTCATCCCATTTTTACGGGAATTATCGCATAGAAACTTTATGGTTGCCGCCGAAGTCGAAGGGATTCATTATGCTAATTTTAAGGTGAATGAAAAATGGAGTTACATTAATAATTTCATGGTAACTGATTATTCGGATGTCTCGGGCAGTGCGGATAAATTATATGTGTTAATCGATGATCCAAATCAAATTGATTTGATTACCCCAATTCTGCCCAAAGAGTTATATTTAAATTTGACTAGGGACAACTTGGCGATGATCATGCATAAAGCGGCAACAAAATTTAATGGGGTCTTGGCAGTGGCAGAAGAGTTTAATATACCGAAAGGTGAGATCATAGCCTTCGGCGATGACATCAATGACAAGGAAATGCTCCTGAAATTTGGTTTAGGTGTGGCGATGAGCAACGCCATCGATGAGATTAAAATGATCGCGGATTACGTTTGTGACACAAATGACAACGATGGTGTCGCTAAGTGGCTAGAAGAAAATTTATTAAGATATGGCGGTAATTAAAGTCATTGAAGATAGTCGCGCAAAGTTTATAAGTCCCCGACCGTCGGTAGTCGGTGAGCGTTAGGCGAATGCATAATTGGGTAATGGAAGAAGGGGATAATTAATGGT
This genomic interval carries:
- a CDS encoding DUF3795 domain-containing protein; amino-acid sequence: MDNNNLLRLIAPCGRLCYTCDAMKDGVINQAAKKLLYVLCSYDSFLQSAPDSRPISGKYSAFKEVLEYLADVKCNGCREDHCMNKNCIVPECTKNQNIQFCYECKGFPCDKTGFPDDLREKWIRKNKKIKAIGIEKYFDEEKNLPHYAS
- a CDS encoding Cof-type HAD-IIB family hydrolase — its product is MSENMIKMVVTDLDETLLRTDKSISKYTVDVINKVRQRGIKFIFATARGGSAKTLVDYELFDGYVLLNGAKAFVDNRLIYERTISADIFIPFLRELSHRNFMVAAEVEGIHYANFKVNEKWSYINNFMVTDYSDVSGSADKLYVLIDDPNQIDLITPILPKELYLNLTRDNLAMIMHKAATKFNGVLAVAEEFNIPKGEIIAFGDDINDKEMLLKFGLGVAMSNAIDEIKMIADYVCDTNDNDGVAKWLEENLLRYGGN